The Betaproteobacteria bacterium genome contains a region encoding:
- a CDS encoding SDR family oxidoreductase, whose product MELGLKGKVALVTGGSRGVGRAIAQALLAEGASVMITARDPQRLAAAREQLAHDGGEVRAAAADLEDDAAVRSMVQATIEQFGHFDILVNAAGSVNPADFASLTEAVWPALFEQKLNGYVRCLRHAIPHLKTRGWGRIINLAGVGGREAGAITIPVGLNNAAVLNLTKSIALIMAPYNVLVNAVVPHIIDTDRQDETMSLLADLTGQPEAQIRQERLNKLPLKRMGRAEEVAAVVAFLASERASFVVGAAWHVDGGAYHGI is encoded by the coding sequence ATGGAACTCGGGTTGAAGGGCAAGGTTGCGCTCGTCACCGGCGGGAGCCGCGGCGTCGGCCGCGCCATTGCGCAAGCGCTGCTCGCTGAAGGCGCGAGCGTGATGATCACGGCGCGCGATCCGCAGCGCTTGGCGGCCGCCCGCGAGCAACTGGCTCATGATGGCGGCGAGGTGCGCGCGGCGGCGGCAGACCTGGAAGACGACGCGGCCGTTCGCAGCATGGTGCAGGCGACCATCGAACAGTTCGGCCATTTCGACATCCTGGTCAATGCCGCCGGCAGCGTGAATCCGGCCGATTTCGCCTCGCTCACCGAGGCCGTGTGGCCAGCGCTGTTCGAGCAGAAGTTGAACGGCTACGTGCGCTGTCTGCGCCACGCGATTCCGCATCTCAAGACGCGCGGCTGGGGTCGGATCATCAACCTGGCCGGCGTCGGCGGACGCGAAGCGGGTGCCATCACCATTCCGGTCGGCCTCAACAACGCCGCCGTTCTCAATCTCACCAAGTCGATCGCACTCATCATGGCGCCGTACAACGTGCTGGTGAACGCGGTCGTGCCGCACATCATCGACACCGATCGGCAGGACGAGACCATGAGCCTGCTCGCGGATCTCACCGGCCAGCCGGAAGCGCAGATCCGACAAGAACGTCTGAACAAACTTCCCCTGAAGCGCATGGGGCGCGCGGAGGAAGTCGCGGCCGTCGTGGCCTTTCTCGCATCCGAGCGGGCGAGCTTCGTAGTGGGCGCGGCCTGGCATGTCGACGGCGGCGCCTATCACGGCATATGA
- a CDS encoding BON domain-containing protein, with product MDEKFRLGWIPAGVFVLLVAACNSDWSDRVPEVNAQAGRETEASAGQTATPGNIPTRPTESIEDAALSSKIEAALEAEPDLHGSAIAVRSQEGVVTLSGTTPDPKLRSMAAQVALSIDGVKLVRNEIALAQEA from the coding sequence ATGGACGAGAAATTCAGGCTCGGATGGATTCCGGCCGGAGTGTTTGTCCTTCTGGTTGCCGCCTGCAATTCGGATTGGTCCGATCGCGTTCCTGAGGTGAATGCGCAGGCCGGCAGGGAGACCGAGGCGTCCGCCGGGCAAACCGCGACGCCAGGCAACATCCCGACGCGACCCACCGAATCAATCGAGGACGCAGCGCTGAGCTCGAAGATCGAGGCGGCGCTCGAAGCCGAGCCCGACCTGCATGGCTCGGCGATCGCGGTACGGAGCCAGGAAGGCGTCGTGACACTCTCTGGAACCACCCCCGATCCCAAGCTGCGCAGCATGGCGGCCCAGGTTGCACTCTCGATCGATGGCGTCAAGCTCGTGCGCAACGAAATCGCGCTCGCGCAGGAAGCATGA
- a CDS encoding AsmA family protein encodes MASSSCATKSRSRRKHEHRRKRSLTPNPSPGGRGERKWEHAAMTIAWTRPKRIGMAVVLFLVAAIAIFVLVFDWNWLKSPIENGVYDATGRTLEIRGAISGEFRLHPRLRFEQVRLSNPEWAKSPDLLLADAVELQIAVLPLLRKKVLIHDIVLERPELHLQRLKDSRATWVFNEEQQDKGEGSTPIIEQLRVDRASVHFIDALTQADLIAKLEDTAAPDDPRSLKFQVEGIFQAQPLKLAGETAALLSLRNVEQAVPLAVKGTLGDTQVAVDGEIRGLVTFEGVILRYDVRGASLALVGPYFGVPLPETPKFSAAGLLTREGNTWRTTDLEGRMGKSDVAGTVTVVTGGERPRLEANLVSNMLDLADLGPLIGASNRSRYKPTSKDAKMLLPARQLEFGALGKLDAHVQVRAKQVVRVADWPFDNFRADFRLENRQILLDPIEFGMASGKLAGRVTLDASQQPASAALAARMSGVHVAEIAPDKAAVGEAAGTLSGRIELKGRGNSVSAALGSADGRLTLLLAEGNVPGLLPALIDLDGARVLANLVGSNPESVRCSAIDITIADGIATPNVALVETDTTVLSLSGRLNLETEQIDMKLTQAPKKPSFLSLRTPIVVGGTLANPDLGPAPAPLAARGAAALLLGLINPLAAVFALIETGPGEHGTCPVIQRGYQAGSASGAPS; translated from the coding sequence ATGGCGTCAAGCTCGTGCGCAACGAAATCGCGCTCGCGCAGGAAGCATGAGCATCGGCGCAAACGCTCCCTCACCCCCAACCCCTCTCCCGGAGGGAGAGGGGAGCGTAAATGGGAACATGCGGCCATGACGATCGCCTGGACTCGGCCCAAGCGCATCGGCATGGCCGTCGTGCTGTTCCTGGTGGCGGCGATCGCGATATTCGTTCTCGTATTCGACTGGAACTGGCTCAAGTCGCCGATCGAGAATGGCGTGTACGACGCCACCGGCCGCACGCTCGAGATCCGAGGCGCCATCAGCGGTGAGTTCCGGCTGCATCCGCGGCTGCGCTTCGAGCAGGTCCGGCTATCAAATCCCGAGTGGGCCAAGTCTCCAGACCTGCTGCTCGCCGATGCGGTCGAGCTGCAGATCGCCGTGCTCCCGTTGCTGAGAAAAAAGGTCCTCATCCATGACATCGTGCTGGAGCGGCCCGAGCTGCACCTTCAGCGCCTGAAAGACAGCCGCGCCACCTGGGTATTCAACGAGGAGCAGCAGGACAAAGGCGAGGGGTCTACGCCGATCATCGAGCAGTTGCGCGTCGATCGCGCGAGCGTGCATTTCATCGATGCGTTGACCCAGGCGGACCTGATCGCGAAGCTCGAGGATACGGCGGCGCCGGACGATCCGCGCAGCCTCAAGTTCCAGGTCGAAGGCATTTTCCAGGCGCAGCCGCTGAAGCTCGCCGGCGAGACCGCCGCGCTGCTTTCGCTGCGTAATGTCGAGCAGGCGGTGCCGCTCGCGGTGAAGGGCACTCTGGGCGACACCCAGGTGGCGGTAGACGGCGAGATTCGAGGCCTGGTCACGTTCGAGGGCGTGATCCTGCGCTACGACGTTCGAGGCGCGAGCCTCGCGCTGGTCGGACCGTACTTCGGCGTGCCGCTGCCGGAAACGCCGAAGTTCTCTGCCGCCGGATTGCTCACGCGCGAGGGCAACACCTGGCGCACCACCGATCTCGAGGGCCGCATGGGCAAGAGCGACGTCGCCGGCACCGTGACCGTGGTGACCGGGGGCGAACGACCCCGGCTCGAGGCTAACCTCGTCTCCAACATGCTGGACCTTGCCGACCTGGGCCCGCTGATCGGCGCCAGCAATCGCTCGCGTTACAAGCCCACGTCGAAGGACGCAAAGATGCTCCTGCCCGCCCGCCAGCTCGAGTTCGGCGCGCTGGGCAAGCTGGATGCGCATGTCCAGGTGCGGGCGAAACAGGTGGTCCGCGTGGCCGACTGGCCGTTCGACAATTTTCGCGCCGACTTCCGCCTCGAGAATCGGCAGATCCTCCTCGACCCGATCGAATTCGGCATGGCGAGCGGCAAGCTCGCCGGACGAGTGACGCTCGATGCGAGTCAGCAGCCAGCCAGTGCAGCGCTGGCGGCGCGCATGAGCGGCGTACACGTGGCGGAGATTGCGCCGGACAAGGCCGCGGTGGGCGAGGCGGCGGGAACCCTTTCCGGCCGCATCGAGCTGAAGGGGCGCGGCAACTCGGTTTCGGCGGCGCTCGGCAGCGCCGACGGGCGCCTTACGCTCCTGCTCGCCGAGGGAAACGTCCCCGGTCTGCTGCCCGCGCTGATCGATCTGGATGGTGCGCGCGTGCTCGCGAACCTGGTCGGCAGCAACCCCGAGAGTGTGCGCTGCTCCGCGATCGACATCACGATCGCGGACGGCATCGCGACGCCCAACGTCGCGCTGGTCGAGACCGATACCACGGTGCTCTCGCTGTCGGGGCGGCTGAATCTCGAGACGGAGCAGATCGACATGAAGCTCACGCAAGCGCCGAAGAAGCCGAGCTTCCTGTCGCTACGCACCCCGATCGTCGTCGGCGGTACGCTAGCGAACCCGGACCTCGGCCCGGCGCCAGCACCGCTCGCTGCGCGCGGCGCGGCAGCGCTGCTGCTCGGGCTGATCAATCCGCTCGCCGCGGTATTCGCGCTGATCGAAACCGGCCCGGGCGAGCACGGCACCTGCCCGGTGATCCAGCGCGGCTACCAGGCGGGCTCGGCCAGCGGTGCCCCAAGTTGA
- a CDS encoding SDR family oxidoreductase yields the protein MDLGLKGKVVAVTGGSEGIGRATALRFAMEGANVAILARRQEPLAKTAGEIEALGVQVLAVNGDATKDMVRFIDETVKRFGRIDVLVNNAGGSGQNPFDKVDDKGWREDMEVKLYAPIEGVRCVVPHMKKQGGGSIIMLTMAAAATPGANQLPTVVSRQASVTLAKALSKELGPHNIRVNVACVGKIKTPQQERGAKRAGRTVEEHFAAQAKTVPLGRMGEPEDLANAIAFLASDAANYITGTCINVDGGVSGVV from the coding sequence ATGGATCTGGGACTCAAGGGCAAGGTCGTCGCCGTCACGGGCGGCAGCGAAGGGATCGGCAGGGCGACGGCGCTGCGCTTCGCCATGGAAGGCGCCAACGTCGCGATCCTGGCGCGGCGCCAGGAGCCGCTTGCCAAGACGGCGGGCGAGATCGAGGCGCTCGGCGTGCAGGTGCTCGCCGTCAACGGCGATGCGACCAAGGACATGGTGCGGTTCATCGACGAGACCGTGAAGCGCTTCGGCCGGATCGACGTGCTGGTCAACAATGCGGGCGGCTCGGGCCAGAATCCGTTCGACAAGGTCGACGACAAGGGCTGGCGCGAGGACATGGAGGTGAAGCTGTACGCGCCGATCGAGGGCGTGCGCTGCGTCGTCCCGCACATGAAGAAGCAAGGCGGTGGCAGCATCATCATGCTCACGATGGCGGCCGCCGCGACGCCGGGCGCCAATCAATTGCCCACGGTCGTGAGTCGCCAGGCGAGTGTGACGCTGGCGAAAGCGTTGTCGAAAGAGCTCGGTCCGCACAACATCCGTGTCAACGTCGCCTGCGTGGGCAAGATCAAGACGCCGCAGCAGGAGCGCGGCGCCAAGCGCGCCGGCCGCACCGTGGAAGAGCACTTCGCCGCGCAGGCCAAGACGGTACCGCTCGGCCGCATGGGTGAGCCGGAAGACCTCGCCAACGCCATCGCGTTCCTCGCCTCCGATGCGGCCAATTACATCACCGGCACTTGCATCAACGTCGACGGCGGCGTTTCGGGAGTAGTCTGA
- a CDS encoding enoyl-CoA hydratase (Catalyzes the reversible hydration of unsaturated fatty acyl-CoA to beta-hydroxyacyl-CoA) — MDMEEVLYEVRDRIATITLNRPEKRNALTQAGLDAL; from the coding sequence ATCGACATGGAAGAAGTGTTGTACGAAGTTCGCGATCGCATCGCGACGATCACGCTGAACCGGCCCGAAAAGCGCAACGCGCTGACGCAAGCCGGCCTCGATGCCCTG